Proteins encoded within one genomic window of Macaca thibetana thibetana isolate TM-01 chromosome 3, ASM2454274v1, whole genome shotgun sequence:
- the PRKAG2 gene encoding 5'-AMP-activated protein kinase subunit gamma-2 isoform X4: MRFMRSHKCYDIVPTSSKLVVFDTTLQVKKAFFALVANGVRAAPLWESKKQSFVGMLTITDFINILHRYYKSPMVQIYELEEHKIETWRELYLQETFKPLVNISPDASLFDAVYSLIKNKIHRLPVIDPISGNALYILTHKRILKFLQLFMSDMPKPAFMKQNLDELGIGTYHNIAFIHPDTPIIKALNIFVERRISALPVVDESGKVVDIYSKFDVINLAAEKTYNNLDITVTQALQHRSQYFEGVVKCNKLEILETIVDRIVRAEVHRLVVVNEADSIVGIISLSDILQALILTPAGAKQKETETE, translated from the exons gTTAAAAAGGCCTTCTTTGCTTTGGTAGCCAACGGTGTCCGAGCAGCACCACTGTGGGAGAGTAAAAAACAAAGTTTTGTAG GAATGCTAACAATTACAGATTTCATAAATATACTACATAGATACTATAAATCGCCTATG GTACAGATTTATGAATTAGAGGAACATAAAATTGAAACCTGGAGGG AGCTTTATTTACAAGAAACATTTAAGCCTTTAGTGAATATATCTCCAGATGcaag CCTCTTCGATGCTGTATACTCCTtgatcaaaaataaaatccacagatTGCCAGTTATTGACCCTATCAGTGGGAATGCACTTTATATACTCACCCACAAAAGAATCCTCAAGTTCCTCCAGCTTTTT ATGTCTGATATGCCAAAGCCTGCCTTCATGAAGCAGAACCTGGATGAGCTTGGAATAGGAACGTACCACAACATTGCCTTCATACATCCAGACACTCCCATCATTAAAGCCTTGAACATATTTGTGGAAAGACGAATATCAGCTCTGCCTGTTGTGGATGAGTCAG gaaaaGTTGTAGATATTTATTCCAAATTTGATGTAAtt AATCTTGCTGCTGAGAAAACATACAATAACCTAGATATCACAGTGACCCAGGCCCTTCAGCACCGTTCACAGTATTTTGAAGGTGTTGTAAAGTGCAATAAGCTGGAAATACTGGAGACCATTGTGGACAGAATAGTGAGAGCTGAG GTCCATCGGCTGGTGGTGGTAAATGAAGCAGATAGTATCGTGGGTATTATTTCCCTGTCGGATATTCTGCAAGCCCTGATCCTCACACCAGCAG GTGCCAAACAAAAGGAGACGGAAACAGAGTGA